The window AAACCAGAAACCACGTGTGTTTAGACTGGAGTCAGACCAAGCGGTCATTAACAGGTACAGCATGTGTCCACGGCTGTAACCAAATCCCTCCCAATATTCAGATTAGTGTCTGACCAGTATGGGTTCTTTTGATAGTTGATTCCTCAGTTATTGGACTTTGTCTGGCTAAATCCTAAATATGAGTTGACATTATTTTTTGCTTAGTTGAGTTTTTATCTAAGAATTGAATGGATCAAATCTAGACATTCAACTTACACCCACTATTTGCTCGGTCTGTAAATCATTGAGAATTTGATGGACATAATATTTTCATATGAAATTTGGTCAAGTTCAAAACGTGAGATTTGACTAAAACTGGCTCAACGTAATgtataaaactaaacaaaacaaatactgaaACGTATTAGCTCTATGGGGAAATTATTAATGTGATACTCAAGTCTGTCACTTTTATAATTTGAGTGCTTGGATGTAATCTGTTTCGGTCAGTGATTCATCTCATAACACTAACAACGTGGTCAGCACAAAGCATATATAATCTTTTTGTAATTGAACccatttaaatatagttttgtttttgcctTGCATAGGTTTGGTTGTAGGGAGGAGGGCATGTCACGCAACATGTGTGCGTTTAGATTTACTTCATTTGGTTAGTGACATAAAGCTGGGGACGAAATTGCAGCCTAATATTGTAGAATTTGATAAGATGAATAGCCTTGCGAGTTATTGACAAAAAATTATGGGTTTCCTCCTCCCGTTCAACACTAGCTTATTAGTTTTGCTTTCCTAACTCTATAGGTTTTATTATTTCCATGAAACATTGTTTGTACATTTACTTGTCAAACCCAGGTTTCCTCTAGGAGGCTTCCTTGAAAGACATGCATGCCTggctttaaattaaataacattagcATCTTCCGTCAGTGCACACACCCCGTGTTTATTCTGACCATGGaatttatgcaaatgaggtgcaGGACAGCCCTGCCCTAAGGAAAAAGCTTGCAATGTAACATCAACTCATTATGACGCACTTTGTGtcattaaacatataaaatacacTTCCATCTGCTTTGTTGTCGGGTCAGTGTAGTTGTGTAGCTCAGACCTATTCATGTTTTGTGTCTCTTTCtgctgtgtgcatgtgtgcatttttgttttatttacagagcAATAGCATTTGTTGTGAACCAATCAAGTTATACAAGAGTATAGTTTGTCCATGAATATACtcttgttttactttttaatgtttattttttgcgtTCTTAATGTCTGCCAGATTTTTCACAGGTGCTCAAAAGGGCGGAGTCCTTTGAAAATGAGAAGTTGTGCATTCTGCATGTTTTGAATGCCAAATGCTGCTCGTTATTTGAAAGTTTGGATTTTCTCTTTCATGAACTCAAAGTactgatgtgtgtttatgtgtcatgaatgtaaattatgttttgctCTCAATTAAATCAATCTTTGGTAGCCCATATAATAGCACATATTGACGTAAATTTTGCAGGCCTGCCTCAAGCGCTCAAACTAAATCAGAGTCTAAATAAACCTTGAATGTTTAAGCTTTATTCAAGTCAAAGATGTTGTCCAAACCGCACGGTGCTCCTTGTTGCAGTCCCCTCAATAGACACATTTGTGTTTGAAcagattaatataaaaatatatatattgtttatttcagaTATGGATTCAACAGTTGCGGCCTTTCTGCTGTGCATGACAGACTGAAAGCCAGAGAACTCACGCAGTCAGCGCTGACGGCAGGTAAACATCATTGAACCGCCACAAAATCTTACTCGGTTTTGTTGTTTAACTTTAGGGCTGATTTTGTAGAATTTCCGTTTCTCCAGGTTtaagattcaattcaatttatttatgtagcgcttttcacaatgtgcggaaaggtaaaacacagcacagtgcattgtgtttatagGCCAAGCAAGATcgttctaataaataatatctaataaataattgCAGTCTCCGTTATTATTTTCTCGAACATTGCGAAAATAGCTTTGTAACACTCTGCCTCAAATGGtttggaaaaaaacaagacattcaCAGTGTGTCATTCAGTGCTCGACTGTGGACTTTCATCAAACATGCGCAGTGATTTTTCCTACTTATTTGAATACGTCTCTGCATCTTTTCCACAACAGAATGTAATATCCTCGCCGTCCGCTCTCAGCAGGTAAACCTCTCGGCATCAATCTCGGCAAGAACAAGATTTCCACAGATGCGGTGGCAGATTATGTGGAGGGGGTGCGGACGCTGGGCCCACTCGCTGACTATCTGGTGGTCAACGTGAGCAGCCCTAATACTCCTGGCCTTAGGAACCTACAGGGCAAGGAACAACTGCGCCACCTTCTGGACAAGGTAGTGCATGATTCTGGGGCAGAATCTCTAATCTGATGTGACGTCACATATTTCCAAATTAGAAATGATATTCTCAACATCAATGACATGGTTACACAAACTAGCAGTTTGCAAGCACACATCACATGTCAGTCCAAAATTTCTTCAATTATGAAAAACAGAGCTACAGGGccacaaaacatgtcaaaatgcCTTTACTTGTTTAACTATTACTTTAGTTTTTATTGCTTAAATATGGGTGTGTAAATGAATGCCTGTGACATTGGAAATAAGAAAGCAGATTGGCCTTGAAAGGCAATTTGTGCCATGCAAATCAAATGGCATGTGTGGActttttcacaatgtttttttgttccaCAGGTTGATATTTGCAGTATGTTTTTCCTTTAATGGACGAATAACTCTGTATCACTTGTGTCACACGTGCTACGTATTTGACAGAGATGGACAGATTCATTTGATGGTTTTATGGGccagtttcccggacagggatcaTTTTAATCCATCACTAGGCTTTGGTTAAATTAGAACATTTAAATCGTTTTGACAAACAGgccttttaaacaaacattacgtTTGTGCATTTGAAGACAacacaatggcactgatatattttaagatgtgtcgTTGCGGGTAGTTTTCAGTTTGGACAGCTCTAACATTAATtgtaatccctgtccgggaaacagCCCCTAAGAGTTTAAAGATTGAGCATTTATTTACCAAGCATCCTCTTTTATTGTTTATCATATCACTCTACTATTAAATCAAGCTCAAGCTAGCGAAGTGTGTTTGAGGTTTCATGAGAGTTTAATGTGGTTGATCAAATGAGTCTTTGGCTATGCAGGTGTTGAAAGAGCGAGATTCTCTGCCGTGTAAGAAGCGTCCACCGGTCCTGGTGAAAATCGCCCCTGATCTTACTTCACAGGACAAAAAAGACATCGCCGAGGTCATCATGGAGGTTGGTctcaaatatgtgaccctggatcacaacaccagtcttaagtagcacgggaacatttttaataaaagacaaaaatacaatgtactggtgaaaattattgatttttcttcattaggatattaagtaaagatcatgtttcatgaagatattttgttaatttcgTACCtaaatttctcaatattttgatttgtttgcaCTCTtcgattccagagttttaaacgatTGTATctcagatattgtcctattctaacaactcatacatcaatagaaagtttatttattcagctttcagaatatttatttcgaaaaattgacccataaaactggatttgttgtccagggtcacgtaTCATCATTATTGTTAGCACTGCAGTCAGACCTGAATTATTGAAGTCCTTTTTTTGCCTTGACCTGTATTGATTTAGGTTGGTATTGATGGCTTAATGGTTTCCAACACCACTGTTTCCAGACCTGAGACTTTAGAAGACCCCAACAAACTTGAGATCGGAGGACTCAGCGGTCAGCCTCTCAAAGAAATGTCCACGCAGATGGTGCGAGAGATGTACTCCTTGACCCAAGGTACCCTTACATGCTGAAAACCAGAAGTCTTGTGATTCTTATGTTTCATATATAGTTCGGGTAGTTAGTAGTTTTCATAagagaaattcatttttgtgtgagtCTGTAGGAAAGATACCCATCGTTGGTGTCGGCGGGGTGGCCAGTGGGCAGGATGCTCTGGATAAGATCCGTGCCGGAGCATGTTTGGTTCAGCTTTACACCGCTCTGGTGTATCAGGGTCCACCTATTGTCAACAAGATCAAAAGAGAACTGGACGATCTTTTGAAGTACgcataacaatttttttattcaattttcaattttaagCTTTGGTGTATATTTTGTTGTGGGGAGTActgaatatttgaagagtttggttccaaatttTTTAAAatcgtgttttttttattgtgcattctaaTTAATGTTAATCatactgcagttggtttgttttgatttaaaggggtcatatggcacgaatacctgtttttctgtgtctttgctcatgcatgtattagacacttaaaattgcaaaaattaaagtgtcagaacaaaagatgcattctatctaagaCCTGCCTGATACGCCTCGTGTAGCCACACCCCCATAAATCTACGTCAGTtagtggtatgatttgactaagacctgGGCGTAAGGTgggcaagtaaggtgggcgtacccgtcagtaaaattgctttggaacctgatgttccaaatatggtaagaggcgttacatttccttcacaagcttgcagtattcaaccaatcactacaaactggttaactggccaatcatagcacacatcGCTTTTCAGagtaaaaaatctgcgtgtttcagagaggtggagcaaagaggagataaaaacatgcacgttatgtggaaaatacaacgtttttgaaccttaaatcgtgtacaCATTacataacatctaaaacaaacgctaatattcattttagccgtgacatatgacccctttaagccataataactaaaaaagtacagctaactaacacaataaaaaaacatgataatattataactaatattttatcattatttggATAAATCATGATGACAAGAATAGGTTGCTGCTGTTAAATACCTGTATGCTTCAAAAAGTGCCTGAAAGCTTCATCTTCATATGTGGGGCTGTATGACAAAAATCTTGTTCTGGTTAAATACTTTCttctaaatgacaaaaatacctagtttaatatttatttgtttgaacaCTCATTGAACTGATTTTAATTAtctctgttctttttttaatagaacACAAGGGTTTACGTCTGTATTTGAGGCAGTAGGCGCTGATCACAGACCAGCTGAGGTGACGGCACATAAGCAGACTCAAGAGAAAGCGACACATAGTGCCTGACCTCAGAACGGTTTGCATTTAACTCTTTCCACACGGGTGGAAGAACTGTACATTTATCTACCTCCACAATAGAGGAATCACCAGGAAATTAATTGCATTTCAGATATGTTATGGTGACTTGTTGGTATGTTGAATGAAATCTTGGCAAATGTTGCTGAGTCAAGTCCTTCAGTTAAAGGGATGTaacgatttaaataaaacatttacatgactttggtgtgtatatatatatatatatatatatatatatatatatatatatatatataatcctTAATCGAAAAGGATTGTTTCTTGAGCTAAATTGCGTTTACAAAGAGGTGGGGATAATAGTTATTGTTAAAACATGATTCTCAAACCAACCGTTGTTTGCGTATATTATCTCACAAGGCTTTTTTAATGAAAGCATCTTACAGTTTGATGAATACATTATTCAAATAAAGACATGATCAAAGAAAAACCCTCAACGTGTTGACTGGTCTACATTTTCTAAAGACATTTTCAATGcagtttgcatttttttctaattcacATGGTTTCAAAGCACCatcacagaatataaaaaataacatcagttttatttaaagttccagtgaaataaaaaatgacaatgcctattatttcatgaaatattgctgtgtttattgtaaatggtttatcaatgtgggtcataatatttttacatttgtgtgcCCTTATAATCTTTAGTTAAGATCTGATAATGTACTTCCTTCCTGTtatatccatcttaaatgatgtgtgttagacggcttgggaggagcatcctttaactcctcccttccaactgtcagtctgctttCAGTCATATtacaaaatgcaacggctgtttttatatatccaatcaaatcgcaaaGAAAGATTAAAGCCACCcccactatttttctctttGGAAACTCCATTTCAATcggaataaaataaagaaatagaaaCAATTGCATTTTCGGTTCACGTGGACTTTAAAGACAAttatgctttaatatatttatcaGTAATAAAACCCCCAGTGAGCATAAATGACCTTTGTATTGCATAGAAGTTTTTTTTAGATATGAAGAATCTGGGATGAGACTTGAGCAAAAGCCTTTGTTCACTCTCCATTTAATGTCATGATGCTAGTAGAAACAGATGAGATTAAATCAAAGGGAGCTTTGGGATTCATCATATTATGAAAGTGTGTATTTGTTTCTCACGAACTGTGGATTCTTTTCTAATAAAGATTACGGTCTCTTTAATCATAAAATATACAGCACTTGATCTGAGGTACCATGCTGTCAAATTCTTTCATAAGAGTAACTGCAAGTCAGGGAAATAATAGAAGCGCAAGTGTCTGGATCTGTTACCTGGGTCTGAGTTGTTAATCGGGCCGGTACTTCGCCTCAGGCGGTGGGCAGATCTGCTTTATGTGAAATGTGTGGAGCAAAGGACTGATAAGACTTTGTGATCTCACACAAAGCTCGGAGACGTGACTGAAGTCTAAGAACCTGACAACTGTGACCCCATCAAATCAAAAAAAAAGTGAAGCTATGTCAGTTTTATTTAGCTGGTCAAGATTtatatgaaacacaaatgtatgAATTGAATTAAAGGTGGTCTTGAACTACAGAAGACATCTTCACTTTTAATTCAATGGATGGATCAGGTTAGAAAGTTTGCCTAAGGAGATGACGTATTCACGAATCACGTTTTCACCTTTTAGGGctcctgtagaaacaaaatggcaaaTTCCActtaaggggacccgcggtgtatgtagacagaaacagctcattctaaggtaataaaaacataacgctccataatgtaaggtctttatacacctgtgAAGACATTGTTATGCATATTATCTGTcgatagatcctccaaaaaatgcaCATAGGACCTTTAATGTTTCATGGTAGATGGCAAAACCACAGTAAAACGTTAAAATTGACTTTCACCTTTAGCTTTCACAGCCATATTTTTTCAGATGTACTAATTTCAATCTGATGGCCTGGAGAATAATTCATGTGACAGCTGTACTGGGAGGAGTTAAAGATGAGAGATACATTTTCTCTTAGGACATTCAGTTCCCGCATCTCAGCTTTGATCATACACGCTCGGTTACAACACACACGTCCTTCTAATCTTAATATGACCCAAAtaacatttggaagaatactgtatataacactATGAGTTCTATTCTTTATAATCAACATAAGAACCCTTGCCCAAGGTTTTGTTCACTTTGTGTGGATTTTTGTATCACTGAAAAGcatgacaacaaaaagcatactTGAAAGATGACTTTCAACCCCATGAGCATACATTTCATGACATCACTGCTGttgcttaaaaacacacacGGCCAGAGGTGGTTTGGACATAATTGTTTCGACAAAATAATCTGTGTAATCTAGGCCAAAAcagctaaaaacaagaaaagaaaacaacatatttttttaagcacTTCTGGCTGTATCTCAAACTACCCTTCACTGTCTCCTTGCCAACGGCAGTCCCTCCAAAGAACTGATTTCCATATCTGTACTCATTcgggaaaacacacacacgttcacaGAACTCCGGGCCACCATGTGACTGGGGTAAACATCACCTATTCAGTAACAATTCACTGATGTTTAAagtgtatattttacatttttagaaagcATAATTTTGCCAGTAAAAtagtttcagatgtttctcctaaaatagCTTAAGAAAATTTAAAACATATGAGACATTGTTTAAGTAAATGAAGTGTAGGGAGGTGTGAAATGAACGTGTTTTGTAAAGGggaaaataatctggatttgggtcaatttgatctgaaatgttcaaattcatattgagatcttcaattaTATTGTCTTGATTGCAGACATTACAAATCTGaactcagtttgagacattgttgacatctcttctgacagagacatttgtgagatttcttttctcaggagaaacatatGAGACACAGGCAGTTCTAGCAAAAGTGTGTGTtagctctccatttaatctcattgatgtccaGAAGAGGTTATGAGATAATCTTCTTTAAATCTTCTTTAGGGTAGAACAGAATTTACATGTATCAGTTAAACAGAAGTAATAATCAAttgtaaaaacatcaaatgttttcCATATCTCCACCTTTACACTTTACCCTCTCCTGTTCTCTAACCCTTGCGTCACACGACAAACCGCGTGTGGGTCATGTCATGTGTGTCATGTCCTTTCTGGATAAACCTGCACATTTCCTCAATGTAGAACAGAGCAGACATCAAAGGAAAACTGACCTCAAAGGTCCACATTTGCACaagaaatgacatttaaaaaaaagtttaagcCCTGAACTAACCTCTACTGTCAGTGATGCTTTGGGAATGGAGCTCGTAACATTGTGCTTTTCATAACATTTTCAGCTTGAACATGAGGGGAAAGCTACAGCCCGAGGCAGTCAGCATGAGATCTGAGCGTCTGCTGCTGAAGCTGTGAATATTAAAGCAGAAGACTGACAGACTTTTAGCCCCGTCACCTACAGTTATTCACACTCAATGAACAAAGGGGGAAAATCTGCTTAAAAATGAGTTTATTAAAAATTCAGAGGTCTTCATCCTATTAATGATGCACAGCAGCACTGATAATGTATGTCACAGTGTTCAGAGTATAAACTATAACAGGGCTATTTACTTAATTAATTTAAGTAATGTgtcttaatttaattttgtgATCAAAACTGTtctgttttgtaaattaaatctgtaatataacttttatttatcGAACTGATAAAGtcaaatgcttcaaaatatacactgcaaaaaaaatctttctttgctTTTTGGTCGTTTTTGGtgattaaaacaagaaaaaaattaaaaaaaaattgtttatttgatacTCAACTTCACATAATACTGTTAGATTTTGtaaagtttatgcttaaaatctTGTTAGATGCATTTGCTTATTAAGTGAATACCATAATATAAAGTATAGATTGCTGTGTTgggaaacaacacaaaaaagccTATACGTTTTATGCTgtgtattcaattcaatttaaacaaatcatttttttttaaatgaattagtTGGGATTCGTTTTTGAAATATAGATAAGTCacatttaaaactgtatttCGCAGATTTGAGATggaacataaatataataaattctTAAGAAGGCCTCTTATCTGTCTGGTGTCCTACTTATGATGATTCACATGAAGATGATTCTTGCCATATCTGTTGCATAAATACTAAGTAAATTCAAGAATATATACACCATAATACAAAGCGAAAGGTCCTTATCGTTGTCCCTGAACCCTTTATCAAAGATAACCTGAAAAACAAACCGGCGATCTCTCGAGGCAGAAGAGCTAAAGGGAGAGTTCCCCCAGCCAACCCATCAAAAATCACCATTTATTCAGCATCATGGGTTCAAAACCTGACTCcctcatctgtggaacacaaaagaagatattttgagaaatgtctcagtggttttgtgtccttatgTAAGTCATTGagttcttcaagatatcttcttttgtgttccgagagtaaaaaatgatgaaagaattttcattgtgAGGTAATCGCCGAACTCAAGTCAGCTATTCTCTGAGTGAGCATGAGATCTGTCCCTCTGAAAGAGCAGACTCAGCCCTTTCCTAAAACGCTGGTCACGCACgctgtaaatgatgacattacaACAGCTGCTGCCCGCCAGAATCCAAAACGCAACGAAGGAGAACTTGCACCAGGTGTAGCCCACCACGTTCCCCAGCACAAACACAGCGATAGGACTGAAGGAGGCCATGAAGGCAAACGTGAGGATCCCGATGGTCTTTGCTGCTTTGATGTCAGAAAACGATGGTCTGTGGGGACAACCGCCGGTCCCTGGGTCCGCTCCCTCGGAGAGGAGGAGCTTGCGCTTACGAGAGTACCGGCGGATACTGGTGAAGGACATGATGTTGACGGCCAGCGTGCCACCCAGTAGAGTGAAATCAAACGCTGGAAAGAGGAGCAGAATATTGGTGTCTGCAGGCACCTGAAGTCCGATCAGTACCGGGACGTAGATGCACAAGCGACTGCATTCGTTGTATTCCAGCGTAAAGTTGTTGCTCAGGATGAGCGGTGCATTGGCCAACGAGAAGCCGCCGGCCCAGGCTGAAAAGATCAGGAAGAGGATGCGACGGCGCGTCACGAGTGCGTCCTTATGCAGCGGGTAAAAGATGGCCACGCTACGCTCCACTGTCATAAAAAAGATGGTGCTGATGGATACGAAGGTGCAGCCTGCGAAAAGCGGACCCATCAGCATGCAGGGTTGCCAAGGACCTGATACACCACCCAGAGAGGCCTTGGAGACGCCCTGGTACCACAGTGGTGGAGTTCCGGTTACCATGAGGGAGATCTCGGTGTATATGGAAAATGGCACCACCAAAACTCCAACCACCATGTCTGCGATGGCCAATGACACTGCGGGACAAAAGCACAATATTCCTGAATTACATTACAAGCATACTTATagaaataacaattctgtcatcatttattcaccctcatgtatgtggaacacaaacaaagatattttgagaaatgtctcggtggttttgtgttcattgggTGGAAGTAAGTGttgttcttacattttttttttttgtgttctgcagaagaaagaaaatcatgcaggtctggaatgacataaatgatgacagattttaactttttgtgaactatccctttcataATCAAATAATGTTTCTCTAACTTTACTAATAGCTCACACAGTCTATTTTTATCTGTTAAATTATCTTTTAACAATGAGACTTGTCCTCTATGTAAGCAGCACTTATAAATACATCGCGGCTGTAGGATGTCATCCTTGTAAAAGTTACTGCGTTTACACGATAACAGACTGAAGACAGACACGGTTGGTCGGCAAAACTTAAACATTAGTCCGTTTCTGACACTTATAATGTGGAAGTGTTTTGGTTCTACTTTCAAAAGTATAACTATATCAAGTGTGATAACTGCATGTTTCTAATGGTCATTCTGGATTTGCTTTGATTTCTCAAGGGATTTccttttaacactttttttatgtaagaagcaaaaaaaatgtcatacagtaAAGCTATATTTATCACTTGAAGGGAatcctgtcttcatttactcaccctcgagttgttttaaatttgttttccgatgaacacagagaaaggtatttgaaagaatgcttataaccaaacagttgttgGCCACTGTTGACttccataataggaaaaaaatattttttatttctttgttctgttgaacacaaaaaaatatattttaaagaatgcaggaaaacagttctgggttcTCTTTTTAATGCCAATctgccattgtcattttttctactttggtagtcaacggtggccaagaacttaGAAGCAATTGTACAAGTAtctttcagaacaaagaaatgtatacagatttggaacaacccgagggtgactaaatgatgacagaatttaaatgttttgggtgaactgtccctttaagggtacaaaacaaaacaaaaaatcatcaATTCACCCTCACGTTACTCAAAACATGTAGtgtgtatgactttttcttccgtggaacacaaaaagatattaagagaaatgttttggttttgtttgcgATGGAAATCAATCGGAGTCAATGTTggttgtttaccaacattccctcaaaatatcatcttttgtatTCTACAGAAAAAAtcaagtcatgcaggtttgtaatgacatgagaatgTGTATAGGAtgaaaggattttcatttttgaatgctCAATTTAACAGCTCACCCTCAACACTGCCATCACCTGGACACTTTCAAAAAGTGTATGtatcatgcattctgacttctttagaATGTTAATgccttctcatgcttaacatggtcaacttgtctaAAAAACAGTTGGgcgtattatgtagtatttctgtgctcgatacactcctcAGCGATCCTAAAGTTTtctgaaagatttttttagaacatttaaaactgtttcacAACAACTTTTGtaagtcccttattggacaattctcccggaaaagcacgcggtacacccacaggagagcaggagaaggagcatgcgcggacatcactttcacttgtacgcaggagagagagagcatacattcgcgaagttcaggtgtttgttagTTCACTGTATTTGGacgatgaatgttatataaacggtggatataaggttggatttggagatcatttgaaactgatatacagtatggagctgtcccagcgctaaaagacgccggacatgaaccgcatgcgctGAGTGAAactaatgtctgtgttttgttgccaaTGGGTGAGcacatgctttagttcagcctacccctcccccccgcacacgccgtatgttttcagaatcaatcgtaaagctgtatctattttttataaacgtgattaaactaaatacttttcgaagatacaaagtattcAATGCttctctataggtactcaagattaatatgagtttgacagaaaccctgtgtgttacgcacGCTTTAAGAGCTGGCTTAttcgtacaaaaatgtatgatccGAAAAAACTCATACACTGCATACAAAAGAACTGTGTTCAAACTTTGcccatttaacaaaacaatgaataaagaaagtaataaaaatCAAGAAGTTGATATTAATGCTTTCTCCTTCATCGCCTGAAAACGTC of the Triplophysa dalaica isolate WHDGS20190420 chromosome 1, ASM1584641v1, whole genome shotgun sequence genome contains:
- the dhodh gene encoding dihydroorotate dehydrogenase (quinone), mitochondrial isoform X1 — its product is MAGRLKKQAKDAVKIIGCGGALFFGYLTASGDEHFYANALMPVLQRLVGAETAHDMAVRSIGLGLVPRNRYKDPASLEVNVLGQRFQNPVGIAAGFDKHGEAVDGLYKLGFGFVEVGTVTPKPQEGNQKPRVFRLESDQAVINRYGFNSCGLSAVHDRLKARELTQSALTAAGKPLGINLGKNKISTDAVADYVEGVRTLGPLADYLVVNVSSPNTPGLRNLQGKEQLRHLLDKVLKERDSLPCKKRPPVLVKIAPDLTSQDKKDIAEVIMEVGIDGLMVSNTTVSRPETLEDPNKLEIGGLSGQPLKEMSTQMVREMYSLTQGKIPIVGVGGVASGQDALDKIRAGACLVQLYTALVYQGPPIVNKIKRELDDLLKTQGFTSVFEAVGADHRPAEVTAHKQTQEKATHSA
- the LOC130430238 gene encoding adenosine receptor A3-like, translating into MESDNHTAYVAGETLAPLCTVRCCGLLNRTLAVTFMVCLAFAIVVGNVITLTVLMQTRHSRTPQCYLKVSLAIADMVVGVLVVPFSIYTEISLMVTGTPPLWYQGVSKASLGGVSGPWQPCMLMGPLFAGCTFVSISTIFFMTVERSVAIFYPLHKDALVTRRRILFLIFSAWAGGFSLANAPLILSNNFTLEYNECSRLCIYVPVLIGLQVPADTNILLLFPAFDFTLLGGTLAVNIMSFTSIRRYSRKRKLLLSEGADPGTGGCPHRPSFSDIKAAKTIGILTFAFMASFSPIAVFVLGNVVGYTWCKFSFVAFWILAGSSCCNVIIYSVRDQRFRKGLSLLFQRDRSHAHSENS
- the dhodh gene encoding dihydroorotate dehydrogenase (quinone), mitochondrial isoform X2; amino-acid sequence: MAGRLKKQAKDAVKIIGCGGALFFGYLTASGDEHFYANALMPVLQRLVGAETAHDMAVRSIGLGLVPRNRYKDPASLEVNVLGQRFQNPVGIAAGFDKHGEAVDGLYKLGFGFVEVGTVTPKPQEGNQKPRVFRLESDQAVINRYGFNSCGLSAVHDRLKARELTQSALTAGKPLGINLGKNKISTDAVADYVEGVRTLGPLADYLVVNVSSPNTPGLRNLQGKEQLRHLLDKVLKERDSLPCKKRPPVLVKIAPDLTSQDKKDIAEVIMEVGIDGLMVSNTTVSRPETLEDPNKLEIGGLSGQPLKEMSTQMVREMYSLTQGKIPIVGVGGVASGQDALDKIRAGACLVQLYTALVYQGPPIVNKIKRELDDLLKTQGFTSVFEAVGADHRPAEVTAHKQTQEKATHSA